One genomic segment of Lampris incognitus isolate fLamInc1 chromosome 2, fLamInc1.hap2, whole genome shotgun sequence includes these proteins:
- the gpr37l1a gene encoding G-protein coupled receptor 37-like 1, with the protein MVIFLTILLVCARTAELGHVPSGFATPVDDGTALQTPSVRRAGAPQRGEPAFWGTSDGTARVRNAENITQKSDTKPRITRGAEDGSSKIRDKHSPHNYRHPRPYGPDSYFTTPKSARQTDNGLTYSDTMQHSLDKQGTGSFQNPLYPLTDSSYGAYAIMLLALILFAMGIVGNLALMCIVWHNYYLKTAWNSILASLAFSDFLVLFFCLPVVIFNELTTKRLLGNITCMIVPYMEVTSLGVATFSLCALSIDRFHIAVSRGPLQIPQVEPCQSIFSKLSVIWVGSMVLAAPELLLWKHTQVAVSSLTVTQNSSLPAEQIGTQEIQPGNTPRTSISAQTGSLLVDMCVRQPSMDLHEMVYSLMLTYHEARTWWYFGCYFCLPLLFTLACNLMTRHVVAPHSPQKQNGGKATGGHTSSSTSMKRQHAKREHRLSSTVMALAIIYAMCNLPENACNITTAYVSVSMATSALLVLIGQFLLFIRCAVTPVLLLCQCRSLGQAFIDCCCCCCEECLPDGASSSSSFVSTTTTAASTSPSSLSCPTSHSPSSASPSSSKEEKVKIVSGTMSAALCDRPKVSSSMAAIGTPC; encoded by the exons ATGGTCATCTTCTTAACTATACTGCTGGTTTGCGCGAGGACCGCCGAACTTGGTCACGTCCCGTCTGGTTTTGCGACCCCGGTGGACGACGGGACCGCTTTGCAGACGCCGTCTGTGCGCCGCGCCGGCGCGCCGCAGCGGGGAGAACCTGCTTTCTGGGGCACTTCGGATGGGACCGCGAGGGTGAGAAATGCCGAAAACATCACGCAGAAATCAGACACCAAACCGAGAATCACCAGGGGAGCAGAGGATGGAAGCTCCAAGATCCGGGACAAACATTCCCCCCACAACTACCGGCACCCCAGACCTTACGGCCCGGACAGTTACTTCACCACACCCAAGAGCGCACGGCAGACAGACAACGGACTGACGTACTCAGACACCATGCAGCACTCTTTGGACAAACAGGGGACAGGGTCTTTCCAGAACCCCCTGTACCCGCTCACCGACAGCTCCTACGGGGCTTACGCTATAATGCTGCTGGCACTCATCCTCTTTGCGATGGGCATCGTGGGGAATCTCGCGCTCATGTGCATAGTGTGGCATAACTATTATTTAAAGACCGCATGGAACAGCATCCTCGCCAGCCTGGCCTTCTCGGATTTCCTGGTGCTGTTTTTCTGCCTGCCCGTGGTCATCTTTAACGAGCTCACCACCAAACGGCTGTTGGGTAATATCACCTGCATGATAGTGCCCTATATGGAG GTGACCTCGTTGGGCGTGGCCACCTTCAGCCTGTGCGCTCTGAGCATTGACCGCTTCCACATTGCTGTTAGCCGCGGGCCGCTCCAGATACCTCAGGTGGAGCCTTGCCAGTCCATCTTTTCCAAGCTCTCGGTCATCTGGGTAGGCTCCATGGTCTTGGCCGCCCCTGAACTTCTCCTCTGGAAGCACACGCAGGTTGCTGTCAGCAGCTTGACGGTAACTCAAAACAGCAGCCTGCCAGCAGAACAAATAGGCACGCAGGAAATCCAACCAGGAAACACACCCAGGACCAGCATAAGCGCTCAGACGGGTTCCTTGTTGGTGGATATGTGTGTGCGGCAACCCTCTATGGATCTTCACGAGATGGTATATTCCCTGATGCTTACCTACCACGAGGCCCGCACGTGGTGGTATTTTGGCTGCTACTTTTGTCTGCCACTGCTTTTCACATTGGCCTGCAACTTAATGACCAGGCATGTTGTGGCGCCACATTCCCCACAGAAACAAAATGGTGGCAAGGCAACGGGTGGACACACATCCTCGTCCACCTCAATGAAGAGGCAGCACGCGAAGCGGGAGCACAGGCTGAGTTCAACTGTTATGGCACTGGCAATTATTTACGCCATGTGCAATCTGCCAGAGAACGCCTGTAACATCACCACGGCATATGTTTCTGTCTCCATGGCGACCAGCGCTCTCCTGGTTCTGATTGGTCAGTTTCTACTGTTCATTCGCTGCGCGGTGACGCCAGTGTTGCTGCTCTGCCAGTGCCGTTCTCTGGGCCAGGCCTTTAtcgactgctgctgctgctgctgcgaggAGTGTCTGCCGGACGgcgcctcctcctcgtcctccttcgTCTCCACCACGACCACCGCCGCCTCCACCTCCCcatcctctctctcctgtcccaCGTCCCACTCACCGTCCTCCGCCTCCCCGTCTTCCTCCAAGGAGGAGAAGGTGAAGATTGTCTCCGGGACAATGTCAGCAGCTCTCTGTGACAGGCCCAAAGTCAGTTCCTCGATGGCGGCCATTGGTACGCCATGTTGA